GTGAATTTATTTGGGCTTTGATTTGGCCCGACTCCACAGGAATCGAGGAAGAAACCATTTCATTGCATCCGAGTGCAAGACTGAGCAAAGCAAAGCAATGCTGTGAGAGAGGAAACCTCCTCTGTACGATCTGCAATACACGCTAAAGAACAAGAACACCAACGCCATGGCAATAAACACAATGGAATacgtttcaaataaattaatgggTTTTCCTTAATTCGAGATGGGGACACATTTAATTCTTGATTATTATCGTTTGCATTTACTAAACCAAAACGGAGCACaagatagaaaataataataataataataatggcagcATACTGGACGGTGAATAGAAGTATTTATCTATGCATTTTGATCGTATGATGTCCATGCAGTATTAGAGATATTCAGAAGAGAACAAGGGTTTTATTCACACGTTGCGTTTCAATTGCTCTTTGTCAGAAAACATACAAAGAGACACGTATTTTTACAAGACATCGAATAACGAACAAGAAAGAGTCGCTGGACGTGAAGACAGTGAAAAGGAAAACGAAATTCCAGAAAAAATGATGGAAATTTAAAAATCCACCAACTCAAATAACTAAATTTTGAGCAAAGCGTTGTTTATCGGGTATCAAATGTCGTGatttaaaactattaataatgttcatgttCCCCTCGGTGAGATTTATTATAACGTCGTTGGATCGAAATCAAGGGACTTGCATaagacatttttttcattttgtgcaATCCAATGGGTGCTGTGGAAATGTTATAAAACCGTGTGTGTTGTGTTATTGTGGTTTAAAAGATGGAATGTATATCACAAAATCGTTATCATATATCGTGAAAATGAATATACTGAAGAATAAAGAAACGCGtgaaattatattgtaaaactgtttgttttggttttgtgtgatatggaagaagaaaaaaatgaaacccGTGCTTCTTTTTCCTTTCAAAAGAGAATAAATCTACAAAACAATAAATCAGTCGAGTCCAGCTCTCAGAGATTTATTTAAAGACAGCACATCCATCATAAACAGGGGTTCACATATTAAACCACATCACATGTACAATTATTGTTGTTAAAtgggcaaatgcattttcaaGAATCCTATTTTCTTATAATTCCTGAAATAGACAAATAAACTGCTACTGCTGATCGAAAATAGGCAGTTTTAATTCAGTATTACAATCTGAAAAATAATGACCGCagttaataaatgcattacatgttgtatttattaaataaatgataatgcaAAAAGTAAATGCAACTTGTCATTCGTGTTTCATACGGAGCAACAGCCAATAACAGAATGAAGTGAACTCAAACAGAAAATGTGCGACAGATTTTTGCTCTCGGCTCTGATTCCGCAGAAAACAACATGCGAACACACAGTCTGACATCTGGACGCAGTGCTTCTACGTTACTGGGGCTAatatggaataaataaataaaaaaagaaagacaatacAGAGATGCAGAGATTTCTTATGGTTTGTGTGCGTGCGCGCGccttaacaaaagaaaaaaaatcaaaccgtGTCGACAGTAAAAATCTATAGgaagaaatgtgtgtgtatatatatatatatataatggataaGATATTTCAAAAAGATTATTTACACAATATTGTAGTTTTGTAGATTTTATATATGCACAGAATAATTATGGATGACAATGTTTCGCATCATCATTGTCTGAGGATTATTTTTAGACTGTTTCAATATTAACGTAACGAACTCGTGTGGAAAATTTTGGCAAATGTCGTTCGTGGTGTTCGTGGTGCATGATGGGAATTCGAGTTCAACCAGAGGAGCCATTTTCTCTTTACTGGACCCCGCGATGCCTGAGAGACTGAGCTAATGGCGCCACCTGGAGGAAACATGAAATATTGCCGAAAACCATACGAGAGTGCTGTACAGAAACACTTTTAGCATTTCACAGGGTTCTGGAACTACAGCCGCTATAATGGACCGTTTGAGTTTCAAAACGAAGATCTTTGGGTTCATAAAGAGAGGCATCTAAACATTTACGTTAACGGTTTTATTCACATGGACTGCAATGCTAATGTGTTGTTAACCGTGTctcacaacaaaaaaaatgtcagatTATAATACCATTTTGTTAAAAGATTGTTTGCGATTGACAAAACGAACGGAAATTAAATAAATctgtatttactcaccctcattgtCGCTCCAACAGTGTCAATTAACACAATTGGGAGAGATAAATAGCACAATGTCCTGAGTTTAAAGTCCCCATGAACGAAAGCCTATCATACTTTAAGTAAACActataaaataaagcattaatagaaaTTCACGAAGTTATTCGCTGAGAATCCGAGTTTAAAATCGCACGCGTGCAGATTTAAATTTACAAACGTCAACGGTCACTTCGTTTGGCGCGAATTTTGAATATGCGAAAGCGCCAACCACTGTTGACAACTTAGCAGTTTTGTTGCTAATTTATCAACTTTTCAGACTACCCTAGcaactttttttccccaaaaacaCATAGCAACAAATTTAGCTTAAAAAAAGGCAACTTTTTAAAGTGACTCAAATTATAAGAAGCCACATATTTTCTTCTAAATTACATGGGGAAACCACTGAACAGCTAGCAAGCCAAGCAACACCAATctggagagagatggagaaagacGCCTAACAGTACAAACATCAAATGTGCATTAAGTTGCTAGTTCCATTTGGTCAATAATATATGCACATTTATGATAAAATGACATCATAACGTCATTGAACAAATCAATCTGCCTTTAGCAACTTCCCCAATTAGTTGGCAACACTGGCACCAATGAGATTCGATTGAAAGAAAAACTTCTGTTTGCGAAGCATCAGCTCCTTTGCCATTCCTTCTTCTGTGGTGGGTTATAAACAGTTAACAAGTCAGTATTTAACTAGTGATAAAAACCAATATCTGTATGCaccatgtatgtactgtacatgtgtaagaactgacaataaagcagacttgacaatttaaaacataaactGATAATTGAGTATTATCAAAATAtccattatttaatataaaaataaaaaaggacattCAGCTATATATTTTATCTTAAAGAAATTTATTCCCATACACAAAAAGTGAAATACATTAAGTTTTATATTGAGATCCTCAAAAGTTATAATAAAAGAACATTTCTGGTTTCATTCACATTTATACTGTTTCATCATTCTGTTGCTCCGTGGAGCtcctgtcactaaaacaaattcctcgtatgtgtaaacatacaataaagctcattctgattcggATTCAAGTAATGGTTAAAACTTTACAATCTGTGTCTTTATTACATATTTACAAATGCATGTAAATTGTAGCGTGTTAAcagcagtgttgggaaagttacttttaaaagtagtgcattacaatattgcgttacttccTTAAAGTAACTAATTGCGTTACTTAGttaatttgtattaaaagtaatgcattacattactttttgcattacttttaaatatgGGCTGGGCttacatttattattgtaaaaagttatatttttggcaaaggTAAAAGCCCTTTCGCAACAAAATCCTCAGATCGTAGGAAATGTAAATTCaagtctgtacagtagaacacagaagaagaaagttCAGCAATAAATGTTAGTTTATCTTGTGTCATTTTTGCTTGTTActatggttgaattggatcaaAAGTCAGCAGCAAATtggttaatataatgttattaaatacaaaaaggtttTCTTTGACTCATATTCCGAGTTGCTTTTAactgttattattaattttgaagaaaactaaattaaaattttctttttgtgtgcgagatgaattaatgcatgtttacatttattctaaAACTAAAAGTAACATCTTACTCCCGATTTCACTCAAAAAGTGGACTTTACAAGTTACTTGATAAAAGTAATCCAATTACGTAACTCGAGTAACTTGTAATgagttacccccaacactggttaacaataaaacacaaaaaacaacataCAAATCATAAAGTTATTCCCAAGAGCGGTAGCAAAGATCAGACGCATTACTGCCACATGAGTCTGTTTTGTTGAGTCTGGTCCTCAGCTGCTGGTTGGCGTGCGAGGGGTTGGTTTCTTGGAGGAGTTCTCCAGCACCCATGGGTGCTCCAAGACGCTCTGGATGGGGAGCCGGTGCATGGGGTTGTGCTTCAGCAGTCTGCCGATCAGGTCTCGGCTGCCCTCGCTCACGTGAGCCGGATACGTGAACTCAACCTGGAGAGAAACAGACATGGGACGTGTGAACACCTGAATCAATCGAGACAGCAGTGAAAGCCTACGAGACATGATCACACATTCACATCAGACAGACTCAGGATTATGTGCAAAGCTAGTGGAAGTTTATGACGATTTCACTTACTCTAGAAATCTTGCGGTACGTTTCGTCATGGCTCTTTGTTTCGAAAGGTGGGTGGCCAACCAGAAACTCATAGCAGAGCACTCCTAGACTCCACAGATCCACTTTCTCGTCATGCGTTTTGCCTTCAATCATCTCTGGAGGAAGATAGTCCAGCGTACCGCACAGCGTCGACCTCCTGACAGACACATGATAAAACACACATTGACCATACACCAACACCCAAATACTGACAATATGCTGCACTTCAATGATAAATGAAACAAACACTGGCATGAACACCACCAAAGTTATGATTATTCAAGTAGAGGACTGACCTGGAGGAGGGTGTGTGGACGGACCATCCGAAGTCTGCGATCTTCAGCTCTCCGTTGGCCCCCAGCAGGAGGTTTTCAGGTTTGATGTCTCTGTGAATCACGTTCTTTGAGTGACAGTAGCTCAGAGCATCTGCAAGCTCCATTATATACTGCAAGCAGACATTATTACGAGatgttatcagtctaaatgtgtTAATCATGATCATTCAAACACACAGCGCTCAGTGGTTTCTGACCGTGGCACTCCGCTGGTCATCGAACGTCCCGCAGCGCTGGAGCTCTCCATACAGCTCTCCTTTAGGAGCGAACTCCAGGATCAGATAAACACGTGCCGCGTCGTGGAAATAACCGTAGAGACGCAGGATATTGGGATGTCTGAAAGGAGACAGCGAGTTCACTTCACAACACACACAGATCTCACTTTCTGAACGCATGTGCTCCAACAAAGCAAAACATttagataaagcatatttattctTTTTGGCCAAACGTCGTTGCAGCTGAATACCATTAACAAAAAAATCAGTAAAAGTAAAAACTTTTCagtagaaaagtttagatggtattttttccttttcatcttgcctctgtatgaTGCATaggctgctttgtttacagcggtaaccaaggaaacactttaagctccacctgctggcagagagtggatctgcgtctcgttcagctcgtctgctgtttCGCTTTCAAACAGATATTTGTatgtagtttcacaaaactgaagtcaaaccatcctgtttttgcttcaaatttaaactaatttagattaaaaactgctcctGTTGAACACATGTAGCATTTTTGTTGATTAAAATTCAGTGGTTGCCTCtcattttaaaatggaaagagcacagacaaagccttattttgtttatatgataagatttttcttttatttgtgtcACTTATTTGATTTGGAACTTGTTTTAAAagttcaatttagttttgttatttacattattatttaaattgtcatttagcagatgattatatccaaagcgacttaaaaacgAAGACAATAGAAACaaccaaaatcaacaaaagagaaataatatgcaagtgctttTGAAGTATAATATTATggtgttatatttcaatttcacaaagaaacgtgcagcatttcatccaagcaataataaaaggaattttaaatgtataatttgtcttaaatatcattttgtaaaaaaaaaaaaaaaaaaaaactgaatcgaATCAAATCATGAGTTAAGTGAATCGTTAAATCCCTAAAAATCAGCAGcctaaaacatttacattgtggtatttttgttaaaaaggttgaacatttaaaacaaaattaaacagtcagtaatgaaatgaagaaaaaataagcGAATTAAAGTAAATACAAccaaaaaaaaacgtaaaatataatctaaatgtaaaatagcactgcatagttttcttctaaaaaaaacaaaaaaaaaaacagattaattctTAAGTTACAAAAGTTACTCAGGGAAgatcaataaattatttttctcttttgttctctaacattaatgacagacagaAACAGGTTTATTAGGCTGCGGTCATGTTAAGACCAAACCcaaattagttttctttttttaccgtTCACATTCACAAAACCGACTGGTTACGAGGATTCTGACATAATTTAGTGCGTTTGAACCAACTCTACTCAGCGCTGAAGTTAGCAAATGCTCCTAGATTCAGTTCGATGAGAAACGAGTCTAAGGAGTGATAAAAGCATGCAGCTGGTACCGGAGATGTGACTGGATCTCCACTTCTCTCCGCAGCTGGTGCTCCACTCCAGCTTTCTCCAGCTGAGTTTTGAACAGGACTTTGAGTGCCAGGATGAACTTGGTCTGACGTTCCCTGGCCAGATACACACTCCCAAACTTGCCTTTGCCCAGAGCTCTTCCGATGTCGAAATTCTCCAAACTCCACGCTTTCCTAGAGAACAGacacattataattataattcccATCAGCCGTCGCCTGTGATTTCATGCTCCAACTCAGACGCGTTTTTGGAAATAGAGCTTCTATTCTATCTAGAGCAAAGATATGGACTGCATTTGAAATTgatagtttaataaaataatcacttaaatGTATTCCAagtgttttctttccactagtctggAAGATGACATGTTATGGAAGCAAAATAGACCAAAAAATGTTTCTCCCTCATATTAAAGTGGCTTTGAGGTGCACTTTTAAGTGTGAATACTTGAATTAACATGATAGAAAATCTAAACTGTAAATGACTTACTTGGCATTACTGGATGTTCCAGCGGAAGGAGTTTCTGGAGAGCAACAGAAAGAGTGATTATGATGTTCTCAGAGTGAAGTAGTGTTATAAGATCAGAAGAGGCTCTTACGCTGGAGTCTGTTCTGTTTGCTGGGTTCAGGAGATTTCGTTCCCTGAGGTTTGCTCTGTGTTGGTGTTTGGAGTGGCTCTGGATTGAGGTTCTGGTCTCCGGGACGTGTGTGTTTCACAGGAACAGAGACTCCGATGGGCTTGCGCTGGATGCGCTGCGGTCCGTGTGCTGAGCCGAGAACACGCGTGTTCGACGTCAACACGGGCTTCTGAGCGCTCTGGGTCACCGGAACTCTCTTGGGTCCACCGGCAGAAACCTGCAGAACAGGAACACAACATACATGCATCAAAAACAGCTACATGCATGCGTTTCAGAAAGATAAAGATAACTATACTACAGATGAGTCTGGATAAGACAATACACCATTTACTCTCAGTAAACACAGATCTGAACGTGATATTTAACATTCCCTGAATCTAAATACAGAGAGAAGAAATGGAAAGAGGAAAGCTAGGAGTATTAATATACAAAGCCACTTTAACCAagatgaaactaaaataaaatcttaaaattaaatttaaaaaaaaggcgAAAACAACTGTTTAAagaaaactttttaattattttgacagCTAGACAattgcaaaaaatacaaaataaaaatataacacttttcttttatcatttttttattataaacgtGTAATCTGACGGCACAGAAAatagtatattaaatataataatatttaaatattaaaattttgattttgGTTAATAGACGATTGCAATATGTTGACATCTGGAGAATAAACACACAAGTTTATAACCATATCGTCTCAAATACCTTCTCGTTCTCAGGAGGTTGGATCTTCAGGCCTTTGCTCGATTTGTTTCTTGCAGCAGTTTCCATATTCTGAGTTTAAACGAcataatatttgattaaatataataaacgcatttcacacacacagagacacacaaaacACCTTCACCACATTATTAACTAAACTACAATAACATTCAGACTAATAAAGAACAAATGTAAGGATTGAGGCCCTGACGCACGACGGCACCCGTTCAGAATAACGTTCCCATCGAAACGCATGTTGATAACTCAaatctatttacatttattcatttagcagatcaaatttaaaacaacgaaccttttaaaatgaaaagctttaaataaatgaaagtgtCAATAATGAAGCGTTTAGTCGTTTCCACAGCAGAAATCCTCCTCAAATCCGACGGAAACACGACGATTTCCACCTCGCCGTTTTAATAACCTGTAACCATTCGATAAACCAGCCGTGTGTGCgttttaatgatgaaaaaaaacaataataatatatatgtatttatttctgttgATTCCTGAAGAGGATGAAGCGCTCCTCCTCAGCGGCAGCGGAACTGGCCTGTTTAATTTCAAATATCCCACTTTTAAATACCTTTAAAAATTATCTGATTTTTGATTGGTCAGATGGAGCTGCAAACTGGAATCCTATTGGTTGCTGGAGAATTCGTCATGTGACGCAAGCGAAGCCGGGAATAAAAAGCATAGTTGGAGGGCGGAAATGAGCAGTAGGTGGCGCTAAAGATCATCACACACAACTGAGTctttattatatcatatttatacTCTATAAAGTGACCATCAGATCAGTGTAGCCATAACTACTATAACTAGATTCAGGAGCGTGAGCCAAAAATTAATGTTGCACTGTAtccaaatatattacattaaaatatatgacatttacaaattaatattaaatgtaatttttaaaaatcacCGTTCAAAAGTTGaaaacaagtatatatatatcttctgctcatcaaggctgcatttattttatcaaaaaaaaaaaaaaaaaaagcaatttaaaatgctttaaatatcatttatttatctgtattttcagcttcctccagtcttcagtgtcacatgatcttcagaaatcagaataatatgatgatttatcagtgctggaaacatTTTTGAAGGGTTAATACCTTTCTGGAATCTTCAATACTTTTGcaagattttttgatgaatgaaaagttaaaaaaagaggagtattcatttaaaatataaagattttataACAATGTgagtctttacagtcactttttatcaatttaacacatccttgctgaatgaaagtattaatttctttcaaaaatagaaagaaaaaaatcagctGATGCCATATTTTTAACAGTACCGATttctattttaagtaaatgctttttattaatcaaagaatcttgaaaaaagcaTCAGAGTGCAGTGTACATGGATAAGACATATGCGGTTATAAAATACTTATATTGAAATTATTTAGATCAAACATAATTCAGAAGGATTGGTCTTTGCAGAAAGAAGCATGTTTCTGTGatcaaattgtttttaattattcaacTAATTCTGCCACACACAAATCTCTCTCAACTCCGCCTGTTGTTCCGTCTCTAAAATCTGTTCCATTTTCAAAGTCTATCAAAACAGTTATGAAATATGACAAAAACTAGTTTGACCAGAATTGattcataatacatttatatgttaGTTTTCAAGGGTCAAGattcttataataaataaaagaaaacacatagattaaaaatacagaatgcTTGTGTTAGAGGCTCTGTTTATTGAAGTTCacaactaatatttattttactttcttaaCAAGACATCTCGTTATTTATCTCAAAATTGGCAAAGCGTCTTTAAAGCAAGTAAATACGACTGTTTTTAGGAACCATTATAAACAAAGCAGCATGTATGAGTTCGTATGATTCTTCATTTCAACATCTGTAAACAGTTTTGTCTGTGTTCGGAGAACAAATGAAGAACAGAGATCAGTACCGGCCAACTCTAAAACACTTCAGACATTCCTAAATTATGTCAACCTTTGCACCAAGCTGCTTTATTTGATATAATACTAAATATGCCAGTAACAAACATACTTTCAGTATAAATAAGTTGTTTAAATGCAGTCGTTGTATTTATTCCAGCTCAAGTAAACCAAACACACAGATCTTCTGAGAAGGAGAAACAGGTTTCTGTGCTGAAGCATCTTCACCATCACGTTCACCAAACACAGACGAGCGTTCCCGGGCGCTGATGATGAAGATGCTGAAGCGGTGATTTGTGGACGCATGAAATAACataaaactac
This genomic window from Carassius gibelio isolate Cgi1373 ecotype wild population from Czech Republic chromosome A6, carGib1.2-hapl.c, whole genome shotgun sequence contains:
- the LOC128016084 gene encoding aurora kinase C-like, whose translation is METAARNKSSKGLKIQPPENEKVSAGGPKRVPVTQSAQKPVLTSNTRVLGSAHGPQRIQRKPIGVSVPVKHTRPGDQNLNPEPLQTPTQSKPQGTKSPEPSKQNRLQQTPSAGTSSNAKKAWSLENFDIGRALGKGKFGSVYLARERQTKFILALKVLFKTQLEKAGVEHQLRREVEIQSHLRHPNILRLYGYFHDAARVYLILEFAPKGELYGELQRCGTFDDQRSATYIMELADALSYCHSKNVIHRDIKPENLLLGANGELKIADFGWSVHTPSSRRSTLCGTLDYLPPEMIEGKTHDEKVDLWSLGVLCYEFLVGHPPFETKSHDETYRKISRVEFTYPAHVSEGSRDLIGRLLKHNPMHRLPIQSVLEHPWVLENSSKKPTPRTPTSS